One segment of Brassica napus cultivar Da-Ae chromosome C3, Da-Ae, whole genome shotgun sequence DNA contains the following:
- the LOC111208018 gene encoding uncharacterized protein LOC111208018 gives MDAFSGYNQILMHPEDQEKTSFMTSRGIYCYKVMPFGLKNAGSTYQRLVNMMFADKIGRTMEVYIDDVLVKSLEAEDHISHLQKAFSTLKKYNMKLNPAKCSFGFSSGKFLGYIVTHRGIGANPEQIRAIHSIPSPKNVKEAHPIVVVTSFPVKLVLHKPEVSGRQAKWAVELGEYDVIFRPATAIKSQVLAEFVAEFSPALLPALEQEVRLRGKTKEEGEWILHVDGSSNARGAGVGIVLTSPTGDTASRAMRCNFKATNNESKYEALIAGLTLAHQTGAENIQVFGDSQLIINQPDEYPFARAPMASYLGGSPVRGGLCCRRGRNLDYPLIPVPGGRPPPGRPQRGQEDQVAVPEIFLWPVPEVCHTPRSR, from the exons ATGGACGCGTTCTCCGGCTACAATCAGATACTTATGCATCCGGAAGACCAGGAGAAAACATCCTTCATGACATCCAGAGGGATCTACTGCTACAAGGTTATGCCGTTCGGCCTAAAGAACGcaggatcaacctatcaacggCTGGTGAACATGATGTTCGCAGACAAAATCGGAAGAACcatggaggtctacatcgaTGACGTGCTGGTCAAGTCCCTGGAGGCGGAAGACCACATATCTCACCTGCAGAAAGCCTTTTCCACCCTTAAGaagtataacatgaagctcaacccagcTAAATGCTCATTCGGGTTCAGTTCTGGCAAGTTCCTCGGGTACATTGTAACCCACCGGGGCATCGGGGCCAACCCGGAGCAAATCAGGGCCATTCACTCAATCCCTTCCCCAAAGAACGTCAAGGAG GCTCATCCAATCGTGGTTGTTACCTCCTTCCCTGTAAAGTTGGTCCTCCACAAACCAGAAGTCTCCGGACGCCAAGCCAAATGGGCCGTGGAACTAGGGGAGTACGACGTAATATTTCGACCCGCCACAGCTATAAAGTCACAGGTTCTAGCAGAATTCGTGGCTGAATTCTCCCCTGCCTTGCTCCCAGCTTTGGAGCAGGAGGTACGCCTCCGAGGCAAAACTAAGGAAGAGGGAGAATGGATCCTTCACGTTGATGGATCCAGTAACGCCAGAGGAGCTGGAGTGGGGATAGTGCTTACTTCGCCAACAGGGGACACGGCCTCAAGGGCCATGAGATGCAACTTCAAAGCAACCAATAACGAGAGCAAGTATGAGGCCCTAATCGCAGGTCTAACCCTTGCCCACCAAACGGGGGCAGAGAATATCCAAGTCTTCGGCGACTCCCAGCTAATAATCAACCAG CCCGATGAGTATCCCTTTGCTCGTGCTCCAATGGCCAGCTACCTTGGAGGAAGCCCCGTCAGAGGAGGTCTCTGCTGTCGAAGAGGGCGAAACCTGGATTACCCCCTTATTCCGGTACCTGGAGGCCGACCTCCTCCCGGAAGACCGCAACGAGGCCAGGAAGATCAAGTAGCTGTACCGGAGATCTTTCTCTGGCCCGTACCTGAGGTGTGTCACACCCCGAGAAGCCGCTAG